gcacagaaaactgaagaaattgggaaactatcaaaatattcagaagcagtttctggTACTGACTCAGCCAAATGGCTAATTGCAAcgaatgaagaaattgagtctctccacaagaatggtacttggtctcttgtgaagccgccatcaagaaaaagaattgttggttgcaaatgggtcttcaagaaaaaggatggcattccaggggttgaagatgcgaggtataaggcacgattagttgcaaagggctatagtGAGGAacaaggagttgattttaatgatattttctcacatgttgttaaacatagctctattcgtatcttgcttgccttcgttgccatgtatgatttggaattagaacaacttgatcttaagacaactttcttgcatggcgaacttgaggaacaaatatacatacattaacccgaaggatttgaaagtgaaggaaaagaagatcatgtttgcttgttgaagaaatccttgtacgaattaaagcagtctccaagacaatggtataaaaggtttgattcctttatgttgggtcatggttattcgaggagcatgtatgataCTTTTGTTTACTTCCGGAAGTTAAACGATAGTTCATTTGTGTAtctattattatatgttgatgacatgctcattgctACTAAGGATTTAACaaaaaattcacaatttgaaaagtcagctgaaaagtgaatttgagatgaaagatttgggagcagctaagaaaatccttggcatggagatcaaaagagatcgaaaagccaacaGGCTATTTCTAACCtagaagaagtacttggagaaagtcttggagaggtttggcatgaaagatgctaaaccagttagtacccctcttgctgctcattttaagttatcaaCTGCTTATTCCCCgcagtcagaggaagaagagagaTACATGGCACAGGTTTCTTATTCCAGTGCagtcggcagtattatgtatgcaatggtttgtacacgtCCAGACATTTCACAAGCAGTGAGCGTGGTAAGCCGGTATATAGCTTGCCCTGGTAAAACACATTGGCGTGTTGTGAAATAgattctcagatacttgcgaggtacttcaaacacatgtttggagtttgggagaaatactaacactttggttggttttgtagactcagattatggaggtgatcttgacaaaagaagatcactgacaggctatgtattttgcatcggtggttgcgctattagttggaaagctacattacaacatgtagtagctttatctactgCCAAAGCAGAATATATGATAGTGACCGAGGCGATCAAAGAAGctttatggttgaagggtctatttgcggAACTCAGTTTACACCAAGGTGGTATTACCATTTACTGTGATAGCCAAAgtgccattcacttgactaaagatcaaatgtatcatgagaagacgaagcacattgatataaagtatcatttcatccgagAAATCATTGCTGAAGGAAAAGTCTctgttcagaagatcaacactagagacaatcctgcTGACATGTTCCCGAAACCTCTTCCagtgtccaagttcaagctttgcctgaacttgattggcatttatgaagaatAATTTTGCCCATTGGGATTTTTTGCGGAGAAGAtagagcaaatttactatatataagccgaaattaggccaaggtggagatttgtaatatgacCCTTAATTTGGCTTCTTCTCAAGtgggccaaattttcatgacatttactatgacataatatccactataacaaaatttgtggatcatgacatttgtcaTAACATAATATTcactattaggccaaggatttcttgctataaatagaggagattctccccatttgtaaacacaccaattcaagagtttttcactcttgtctttctttctcctcctttatttcattatagagaatattgtaagagagtgagtgttggaaaacacttgtgtgaaccctttctttggagtgatcttgtgaggttattctcttggggtatttgggactaattagagtatttattctaattttatactctcttttgtactcttattggtatagtgaaattgctcctctccgcttgtggacgtaggtcaccttgaccgaaccacgttaaatttgtgtcttctttatcttctttaattgccgttattatcaacttgcattgtctttgttattgtcattataatatTGTTttgctaaattccgcactacccgatTTACCGATCCTAACATTAAAAGTAATTACGTAATAGACATGAGATGTTATAATTGCATTGATTGCTTATGTTGttatttatgtgttttattttcgTTCACGTTTGTTAATTTAAGAGTTTCCTTCTTCTGTTCTTGTAGGAAACATTTGAATGTCACTCCCTAAAGTTCCTTTTTAGCTCTTCTATTCTCTATTTAATAATtttccaaaatatattttttgtcggTGATGTTTTAGTTTAATTATCGTGTTTATATTCCGGCGGTGATAGCTACCGTTCTCCTTCAAGAAAAAAATGTCCAATTTAATTTGAATATTATTCACAATCAAATATGTCTACGTCATATATGCGTACAGTCAAACCTCTTTATAACAACCTCATTTGTTTCGAATATTTTTGAATGTTATAGCAAAGTGTTGTtatagaaaacatatattataacataacataaaaattgatttcgaaaaagcttggcttttatagagaaatgttgttatatagggatattgttatagagaggtctgactgtatatcaaatttaaaactttaggacagtagctatttttcaaaaataaagttgaaaaatgACCAATGAATGCTATTTCTACCCTATTGTCCCAACTAATTATTACATCTTTCTTTCCACATTAAATAATTTTGCCGaaatgatttttattgtgatTGGAATTTGTCACTTTCCTTTAACAATATACTCCATATTTGATAACCATCACTCTCTATCAATAACAATAAACTCTCATCTTGATTAGAGTTGCATTCACAATCCTACATCTAAATATGTGTAAGGTTTTGAACCCATCaatatctttcttttcttttttggtttttaCCGGGTGTTCAATATTTGCATTGGCGCCCGACTAAATCTAGTTTCGCCTCAGAAAATTTTATATTGGGAGGTAAAGTATTTTCTAATAAAGGTGACTCTAGGACCCAAACCTATCAAGATCTCACCATCCAATTCATACACCAAAACCAATTTAAAACGTCGTGTTAGCCAATAACGTTTTTCAACTGTCAATTAGGGTCTAATGATCCTAACCTAAGTTGAGCCAAAATCTCGCAAAATTATTcactaattttcaaatatttctttGGGAAAACAATTTGACGAGCTGAATTCTAACAACATCTAAACTTTGATAAAATTATTATCGTTGAAGTCTCGTTAGAAAATATATGATTTCTGACGATATTTTGATGGCTTCTTCCATCATAATACTGAAATTAtccaaacaataataataataataataataatataaatgaacttatttattttctccgaaagaaaaaggaaagaatataTACATTTGAATGTTTTTTCCAACACCGACAAACTATATAGGCAAGTAAAGCAATCATAGTACAATACTTTTGACAAGAACCAAAATCCAATTTTGTTTTGGATTGGAAGACATAAAACAGCAGGTCAAAAATAATCTAATAAAAAAATTCGGCATACACCATTCATTACCCAAACGTGCATaatttataatattaatattaataataataataataataataataataataataataataataataataataataataataacaataataataataataggtcTCCTgtaaaaaagaaacaaatataCATTTAACTTTTTTCTCACACCCAACAAACTCTATAGGCAAGTAATCCATCCAAGTACAATACTTTGACAAGAACCAATTAAAGGTAACATTGACACAAATTTTCCAACATATAAGAATTACTTCATTCAAATTGATCCTTTTTTGACAGTGGGAAACGAGCCTGGCTCAGAATGAACACTGGCGATATGCTTAACACATACAAGTCGGACGAAAAATAGTGTTTCCAGTGGCGGACGAGTGAAAAGCGGTAATTAATGAATTAATTAATAAGAGGAGCTAGCCATGGAAATGTGATTAGGGGAGTGAGGTGAATGAGCAATGGCAAAAGGAGATAAAGGGAAATTAGAAGGGAAATGAGTGAGGAAATTATCATTAGGGGATTTAAGATGATCCCAATTTCTTGTTGAAAGGCTAGAAGTAGAATCACCATCTATTCCAATGTGAGTTACATGCTTCACATCTGTTGGTAATCCTATTTCCATTCCCATCTCCTCCTCTTCGTCTTCCATTTCTTCCTTGTCCACTGgttcacaaaaataaaataaaaaaataagtatacacttaaatcaaaatggaTGCATCTAACAATATTCGAAGAAAAaatacacaaatatatatatgtaaataatatctttaaatatatgtgtgtgtgtctctctttatatgtatatatatatatggaataaaTTCTGTATATATAACATCTTTGAGAGTAACGAAAAATAAACATTAATTTAGAATAAGAAGTAAAGTCTTAGAACCTCTATAACTCCACACCCAAATCTACATACAAACTGAGTTGTGCTAATAGACTGATATCGTTTTGTACAAAATCTCAACGTGTTTTTTATCCattatcacaaattaaatgaCTAGTTTTTCTTTAAATCTACAAAGGAATATTTGTTTAATGGTAGTAATATGTATTCGCTGACTTAAGAATCTAGATGATCTTGAGTGTAAATTAAGAATACATTTTTATTTTGCTGAATAATATGTTAAAAGAAAAGGTTATAAGCAAATccaactgattttttttttttaattataaactTTACATTTTTTCACGCTGATTGTGTAGATCTTGTTTCTTTTTTCCGTTTTTTAACTACAAATTAAGTTGACAATATacaatattttaattaaaaaactaaGTGATATGTATTCTCATTTAAATTTGCATCTTgattaaattatttgatttgatATAAACACGTAGTATCGTATGAATAAATTAAACACAGTGCATGCATTAAACAGAAGGCAGCCAATTCcatcataggtattatactaatatttgtttttttttaaagaagagtATACTAATATCCAAGGAGAACTTACCAAATAACTGGGACAAGTTCTTGAAAAGCCTCTGAAACTTGGGAAGGGCCATAAGGCCTAATGTACTCTTCAAATTTTCACCCTCCAAACCTTtgtcatcttcatcttcttgatcTTGCTCCTCCTCCTTTCCTTCTTTTTGGCTTCCTGCATTATGACAAATGTTAAATACCAATATAAACCAGAAATTGACATATGAATTTATTAAAAAGGGGAAGAGAAGTAGCGGGGCATgcggaagcagccactaatgcttgtaCTGACTGTCCACTTCACACCTCTTGGGATGTGAACCTTCCCCGACCGATCCGTCGTGAACGCGGGATGTCTTGTGCACTGGTCTACTTTTTTAGAAGTAGTGGGGTGGTGTAGTGGCGGAACTACATGTAATGaacgggttcaattgaatccctttacgaaaaattatattctttaaataaggcaaaaataatttttttttggacaTAAAGAAACTTTTAGTGAAGTGATAAAGATGGTTAAAAAATTACTTTATATCGCAGGTTTAAATCCTAGAGCTAacattcttgatttttttttaaaattctgtTAAAATTTCTGATTTCGCCACTAAACGATGTctgagaaaaaggaaataagacATACTTGGGAGAGTTAACTTGGGTTCAGGACTTGGACTTTTATTAAGCTGATGATGATGACCAACTGCAACACTTGATTCAGAGATGCAACCCACAGAAAATGGAAGTAACACAAATCTTTCCATTCTATACCTCATTATTGTTGTAAACTAAAAAACctagtaaagaaaaaaaaacactaaACTTATCAAAGGgtgtattgtttttcttctttagagTTGTAGGAGGTTGAGATATAACTGATGGAGGAGGAAGATGGTTGGTGAAAGACAATAGTTTGTTATATAATGTTTGCTAGTTGCCTTTGTTATTAAGTCAGAATAATGGTACGTATTTAAAAGTCTATAACAAATATTTAGctgaaaaaagataaataaaaaaacCTTAGAATATCCAAATCAAACGTAAACTAAAGAAGAAATCCCAACTGTACATTCTTCATATCTCTTTCTTtgtctttattttgtttctttatatatatGTTAGAAATTAACTTCTATATATATGATATCACAAGAAATTTTAACACTATCAAGTTATTTAAAAGgtaattataaataatttttcataataagCGAGATTATAAcctaaaaataaagtaaataattaatttgttacAGCTGGTTCTTGAAATGTACTAATAGTCCGTGGCGTAGTCACATAAAGTGAAGGGTGTTAAGTTGAACTAAATATCCTTTATCGAAAAATTATATTGCATATGTAAAAATTATACTTTGTATATCGgttaaaaaatactttttgtaTACATATTTTAAACTTTGaacgcaacaacaacaacaagaaatccagtgtaatcccataagtggggtcttggaagggtagtgtgtacgcagaccttactcttaCCTTCAAGAACACAGAGAGATTGTTGCCGTAGACAACCTTTGAATATTCTTAACGAAATTTCTGACGGTTAATAAtgcataatatattttttatattaacaGTGTATCTAACTTAAATCCTATCTGTTGAGTGGTAGAAAGATGATGGGCTAAATGCATGGTGGGGTCTTCTCCTTTTTACTTGCTACACTTAGAGGAGAAGTCACCATTTGTTTTTGTTGGAGAGATCATACCAAACAGTACTCTCCCATTGACACTAAACATATATAATCTaaagttctcttttccttttctttcatttcatttctaGTGGAATGTTCATATACTTAAATTGGACTCCACCTCTATGGAGTCTATTACAAGCAAATGTAGGATATTAAGTGTAAGGAATATATCAAGTGTAACTAACTTTGGATCCAAACGTCTTGCATTGAATTATTCCTTTATAGAATAAGATATTTTCTTTGTACCTCGTGGATATTAATTATAACTTGTGTATAACTTGCAAATGTAGTAAACATTGCACTGTCTTTTTGTTAATGGTGGTGTCCGGTCAACTGACATACAcctcgattatttcactaagtatCTGCCTTTAGTATAAGTGTCGATAACTGCAAAACTTTATATTATACATGTTAAATGGGGAACTTTATGAATTGAACTTAGCTAGCATTCTAGAACATGCTTATGTTTCGGTTTTATAATTAAGACAAGACTATGTTtgtcttgagccgagggtctatcagaaacttCTCTACCCCACAAGATATATATGGGGAAAAATTTGCATATACACTACGGACTTCAAACCTCACTTGTGAGATTTCACCGGGTATGTTAGTTATCCTTAGAATTTTAGAACATCCTCAAAGTACAACTCTTTAGTTAAGACATAAAAACCAGCATATATCCATAGAGTTACACCCAAGATAGCTAAGTACAAAATCAAACTTTTTTttaatgaagaaataaacattcCAAAAGGTCATGTCCTTGCAAAATTTTCTTGATTGAGTTCTTTGATGTGGACATTTACCCAAGTTTAGGCATTGAGGTAGACAAATGCCTATACATTTGTGGGGACGGAAAAAAACTAACAAACCTAACAAAAAGGTTATATTATCTGGTCCCTAGATGCAGTGAAGTAGAATTAAGTAGTAAAAATAAGTAGGCAGATAGAGTAAAAGTTCATTCTTTTTGCTGAAATTTTGCATTAAATATTTTCtgtctttcattttccttttctaataTGAAACAAAGATAGAATACCTAACTGCTAGTCAGTCCAAATTGTCTGAAATATAATCATTagaacaaagaaaagatcaaTAAATTTAGTCTCATTTTTGTAGGAAGGTGGCTTCATGAGTAACTATTTTAGGACCTTTTCTCCCTCAAATAACCTTATCTATGTATTGCTAGTATTCCGCATTCTATCTCGTATAAAATAAGACAAGATTCTCGCTAACCaaaaaggcagcccggtgcactaagcttccgctatgtGCAGCGTTCGGGAAATGgctggaccacaagggtctattgtacacagccttaccctgcatttctgcaagagattGTTTTCACGGTTCGAACCCGTGACTTCCTGGTCACAAGGCAGCAACTTTAACAATTACACCAAGGCTCGGCTCCCCTTCAGATTCTCGCTAACCAAACGCTGAATTAGTTTTGCGAAGATAACCTTTTCTTATGCAGCCAACCAAACTTTGTATTAGTTCCCCCCTTGTTTCCAATATTCTAACTCGTAAAGGAGCTCTTAGACATTAGGCATTTGATGGAATAAATTGACAGGAAAATAAATTTTAGGGGATATTCATAGTGAAGttccttcacaaggtaggggtaaggtctgcgtacacttgCCCTGCCCCGACTCCACTATGTGGGATTGttatttgtttgttgttgtattcatagTGAAGTTAAAAGCAATAGCACACTAAAGGAGAATACTCTAGTGTAGGAAGTCATCTCAATTTTTCATACTTCTTTCTAAAACAATGTAAACATAGACAACTGCCCATTTTTCAACAATGTTTCTGATTTATGTAAAACATGTTCCATACCCTTGCATTTACACacaaaaaaataaggtaaaactCCTGTAGTACAAATAATTCATTTCCTTCTTAAGCCTATtgaaataaccgaaaaattggatTCAACAATGCCATTCCAGAAGAATTAAGGTCGATTAATGAAGCCAAAATCATAGAGGTGGATAGAAATACGATGACAAGGAAAACCCGAGGAATAGAAGCCCTCCGACTGTAGCTACTGTTCGTTGTGAGATCTTCGATGCGAGCATGCTTCCACCTACCACTGCCACTGAAGTACATATAGTGTGTCCTATTGTTGCCCCAACAGCAACACCAATTGCATTTTTATGTGTAGCTAACTGCAGAATGAAGATCATAATCAATTAAACACGTCGCTTGAACTTAAATGACACATATTACTAAGCTAATAAGCCCTGTATGTTTCTGCTTAGCCATATTCTTGCTCGAGACAGTGAATACCTCTATAGCTTCTACTTACCAGTAATCTTCTTTACTTTCCTATTATTATAAGCTAATAATTTCTTGACTtattaactattttaaaaaattgCTACAACTTGAAAACCAAGAGATTAACGAGCACGTGAAAACAAAGGTAGCACCCAGCTTTTTGTGAGCCCCAATCAAAAGGAAATAAGAATATCTTACAGCAATTGTTGCTATCTGGCTGCGGTCTCCCCACTCTGCGAGAAAGGTCAAGATAAAAGACTGCACAGACGACAACAAATTAATgttagttattttataaatttcatagattttaggattttaattaagtAATAAACTGATATGGTCGGACCAACAAAATACAACATGTGACACAATTGGAGGAAGCAAAATAATGGgaaattggatagaaattagAATGTGGGAACATGTCATTTAAGAGGGAAACGGGGAAATGAAGTAAACTTGAGGAAGATATGTCAGCACTTCCATTCCACATATTTGATGGAAGAAAAAGTAATACTCTCTACGAAATTAAGAGGAAATCGGATTACTTAGATTCCCTCTTATCACAATTTTCTGGTCTATCCATTGGACACACCCTTGagtgaaattaaaaaaataacagaCATTCCTTTGAATGGAACATATATTGAGCTCAAATGCAGATAAATACCTCCAAAAATATGGGTGTGAACAATCTAGAAAAGAATCGCCTGACTGCTGCTTTGCTCTGTCCAGCTTCAAGTTTTTCTTCCACCTGAAAGATTTAATATTCACCAAGAGATCAAATTTACCGGGCAACTCTGGACTAAGAGAAAATCAAAAGTAGTACTCCAGGTTTAAAGAAAGACCATATAGCAATATAAAACATCTCACAATAGAAAGGGGAACATccattatcaaaaaaaaaaaaaaaacaatagaaaGGGGAACATACTTCCTCTATTTCCTTTTTCTGCGAAGCCTTTGAATCTGATGATCTCCATGCAATATAGAGAAGCCGAAGCCCAAAAAAGAGATAAAGAACTGcacaaaaataggaaaaatagaaCTTTGTAACTATCTAATCGAATGAAATAAGGATGGGAACGATAGAATCAGTCTTATCCCACAAAATATGCAGAAAATAGGCATGtcaagaagaaaaaaacagaaaaaacgtAGTAGTATTGCAACCCAATAAGAAATCACAATTTACATTATGTTGCATAGAAAGAATGAGTAGCTATTCACTAATTCAATTTTCTACaaaggaaaaatcaaaaatcTGGCAAGAAACTGGAATAAGAACACCGGAAAAATTACTGTCAGGTTTCAAGTCGAGATCTTAGAGACAGTTATAGAGCCAAAATCAACAGAAAGGTATCACATTGTTAAAGTAAACCGAGACAATTACAGAACAGCAATATGTAAAGTACCAACCTGTAGCTGCACTATTTGTATGCTTCCTTGATATCAAATTTGGCACTATCCTACCAAGTCCAGTAGAAAGTATCTAGTTATATGAAGAAGAGACCTAGAGTTAGTACTAAACATATTTGCACATACTAAAAGTGAGAACTGTAAATGTAGGAGAAATAATTTAACATAATGAAGGGGAGAGAAGTAATGATGTATGTGTGAAGTAACAAAGTATTGAAGGAAGTTCAAATTACTTACAGTCATAACAAACAAAGCGCTGAGTGCACCAGATAAAACGATTGATTTGGGGTGACGCATTGCCATCAGAGCTGCTATTATAAATGTCTCATCACCAATCTAGCAGCATAGCCATCCATAAAACACTTATTAAACAAGAGTAAGGCAATGTTTTGACGACGGCACAGCCAAAATGAATAGTTCATCGCCAAACTGCAGTTTGGTTTGAGAAACAGAAGTGTTCAATTTAAAAGTCACCAACCAGCTATTTTGAAGTAAAAGATTTTCAACAGCTAACCTCATAGTCATCATCACTAATATCGTGAGAAGCAGAAAATCACAAATAACTGATAAGTGTACAACCTTTGTCATGAAGAAAAGCAGACTAACCAGAAATTAACTGCAACGAAATACAGCAGTAGTAAAAGAATAAACTGGCATAGTTACTAACCTCACTGACAAGGATCATCGACAAACTAGCAAAAAAGGCATCAAGAGTGCCAAGATTAGAGTCCAAGTCCAGACCAAGATCAACGGAATCTGGATCATCATCCCTCACAACACCAGACTTCAGTTTCTCAACAATAATCTGCCCAGTaaataaatgcaaaaacaaaCTAAATTAGAAACACGTGTGGTAGAAATGCCAAGCAAGATTGTATAAGCTAGCGATGAGTATTATTTCCCTAATCCCCATTCAAAGACATGTTCCTATTATTTGGAGAAATACCAAAATGTGTAACGCCATTCAATTATTTTATACAACTTtaaaagtctcaaaatcaaactTCATTTTATCTAAATAAATTAAAACTGGATATGGTGTTTTTACAATAAATCTAACTTTCCAATTACTGTTTTAATAGTTTTTTGAGTTGCTGCTTATATAATACACAAGTCAAAAACATATTAAACTCCTCAAATAGTGTCACATTAAAATTTGATGTTCGGTTATTGGTAACCCATTAGTTCTCAAATCATACATAACAGAAGGAACCATTTCTTGTTTGcagttctttcaattctttatttAACACACTATGGATCAATTTTTTTTCTGGTCAGCTGGAGCACGGTTCGAAACACGATGGATAATGAGCCCGCCCCCCCTATCCACTCCATGTGAATACCAGACTTTTGTCAAGTGCAGAGTTCGAACTCGTGGCGTGCGCCTAATCAAGACATCACGCGTTTTGCTCTTACTACTAGACCAAAGCCCAGGGGGCCACTACACATCATTTATCAGCAGAGTTATACCAAGGTATCCATTCAATCATATAACTCCCAGCCTATATCGTTTTTGTAGATCTTTTTTCACCTGACTCGATGATACACAGACAACTAAATCACTGATTCGCAGTAACTTTCGAGTATAAAACTGCTGCTCAGACAAAAGCTTATTAAACTAAATTGATACTCTCTCTGATGGATGCTCATGCAGTGCATATAACATGTCACTCTCCGCACCTGGTAAACATGCTTGCATCTAATCTTAGCTCCATCCGACATTGTACTCTATAGCAAGACTAATATTCCACCGCTACACTTCTACTTCAGTAAATATATAGGGTCTTTATAGGGGTATGTCTTTAGTTCTGTATGCATCATATCTCTTTAAGTTTACATCGATTAAGGTTCTACTTCAGTATTTGACACCAAGCTTCAGTAGATATGGAGAAATGAGCAAAAAGTAATCACAAGATCTTCTATTCCACTCTCTGCGTAATCCTATGACATACTACTCCAGCATCAAGGTCGAATGAACTTAGTATATACGCAGTGCGTTCAGCCGAACCTACTGCTTCAAAAAATACAGTTACAGTAGTGGAATTCCAAGCAAaggcggatccaagatttgaGCTTTATAAGTTTTGGATTCTAGAACCGCGACCTCAAGTGCTAGCAACTAGGTTCTCAATttcaatttttacatattttgtgGATTTCGTTACATATATACAGGGTTTGAGTCATATCTTAAAGCCTACATCTACCCCTGATTCCAAGTCCACTAACTCTAAATTCTGGATCCACCTCTGTGCAGCACTATAATAAGCAGCTGCCAGCAAGGTAAAACAGTAAAAGTAAATGAGCAAAAGACAAACACATACACTCACACACCAAACTAATAATGTACACCTTTCAATGCATAAAAATCACACACATTCAgtaaattttcaaaatatcaAACAGATAAAATTGCAAATTAAGCTAAAGTATACTCACTTTACTACGCCTACCCAGATCTTTGAACCGTCCACCTGACTCAACAATTTCAGTTTCATCCACAGCATCCTAAgtaaatccaaaacaattaaaaaaatcaaaattaaaaggaCATCATACATCATTTGCACCCCCAAAATGTTAAAGAACCGATTTTAACACTACCTGAGCAAAAATCAGAGGGGTAGTAATGAGAAGTAAGAGGATCCATATATATTTTGGGTTTAAATGAAAACCCATTTTGTTTCTATTACTGGGTAATTGAGTACAAAGCTCAGTTCTTGAAATTCTTCAAGAAAATGAGCAAATAAGTGGAATTTAAGGGGGAAAGGTGAGGTTTTTATTGAAGGAAATGAAAAGGGTGTTAGTAGATCAAGTAGAGGGAATTGGGATTTGGGATTAACGCGGaagttttattaattattacaaAGGAAAGAGAGAAGAAGGAGAGGAGATCTTGCGGACAAAAGCAAAGCAAAGAGAGTAAAATTGCCAGCAAGACCTCTCTCTCCCCCAAAAGCTGGAAAAGGAAAGTGGGGATCTTGTTTAATGTTTTATTTTGAGAAAGAGAATTAAACCGGTAAATAAACCGGTGCAAGTAGATGTAGGTAAGAAAAACACATGTATGCGTTTATTACTTGTGTTAAACACAGTATATGTATGAGTACGTTTTTAACTTGAAGCGTGTGGTGTGTTTAGTATGACGAAAATTTTTGattaaaa
The sequence above is drawn from the Nicotiana tabacum cultivar K326 chromosome 13, ASM71507v2, whole genome shotgun sequence genome and encodes:
- the LOC107808138 gene encoding CRIB domain-containing protein RIC4, coding for MRYRMERFVLLPFSVGCISESSVAVGHHHQLNKSPSPEPKLTLPRSQKEGKEEEQDQEDEDDKGLEGENLKSTLGLMALPKFQRLFKNLSQLFVDKEEMEDEEEEMGMEIGLPTDVKHVTHIGIDGDSTSSLSTRNWDHLKSPNDNFLTHFPSNFPLSPFAIAHSPHSPNHISMASSSY
- the LOC107808146 gene encoding GDT1-like protein 3, whose amino-acid sequence is MGFHLNPKYIWILLLLITTPLIFAQDAVDETEIVESGGRFKDLGRRSKIIVEKLKSGVVRDDDPDSVDLGLDLDSNLGTLDAFFASLSMILVSEIGDETFIIAALMAMRHPKSIVLSGALSALFVMTILSTGLGRIVPNLISRKHTNSAATVLYLFFGLRLLYIAWRSSDSKASQKKEIEEVEEKLEAGQSKAAVRRFFSRLFTPIFLESFILTFLAEWGDRSQIATIALATHKNAIGVAVGATIGHTICTSVAVVGGSMLASKISQRTVATVGGLLFLGFSLSSYFYPPL